The following proteins come from a genomic window of Paucimonas lemoignei:
- the treY gene encoding maltooligosyl trehalose synthase produces the protein MSQPLQTLRATQRLQFHKDFTLDDAVPLVPYFASLGISHVYASPLLKARAGSMHGYDVVDPRIINPELGGEPALRRLVSALREHGMGLILDIVSNHMAVGGADNPWWLDLLEWGRRSPYADFFDIQWNSPDPLLEGQLLLPFLSTDYGTVLQAGEIPLRFDAQHGLFYIEHYQHHFPVNPGTYGPLLQSDDNPLLDELSKRFAALDQFPQAYERARQARSELAELAKDEAIVKAIEQNISRFDSTTPEGFERLHQLLERQHYRLASWRTAGDDINWRRFFDINELGGLRVERPNVFEATHGKIFEMIAEGLVDGLRIDHIDGLANPRGYCRKLRRRVNGLLAARPAGTELTHVPIFVEKILGPDEQLAKDWGVDGTTGYEFMNQVSLLQHDPKGAEPLGELWSRLSGRTADFDQEVLEARDLVLHGTLAGDFENVAQSLLQVARSDLMSRDLTLGAIRRALLALVVNFPIYRTYISVCGRSAEDDRFFQQAMEGARTTLSEGDWPVLDYLQRWLGGESWRRLPRGRTRKLYKNACVRFQQLTSPVAAKSVEDTSFYRSAVLLSRNDVGFHPQHFSAPVQAFHDACLSRLATFPDNLLTTATHDHKRGEDTRTRLAVLSECAGWYAEQVERWRQLAVPLKGDSETMISAGDELMLYQAMLGSWPMELEGEEALSAYAERLTKWQEKALREAKLQSSWSAANEPYERACREFLHSILLSDEGVALRQSLGATANRIATAGALNSLAQTLLRMTAPGVPDLYQGTENWDFSLVDPDNRRPVDYAARAQALGQAAQPSELLGHWQDGRVKQTLIAEVLNLRAKHPALFSAGEYVPLQVLGSHAEQVLAFARVSDDKQNPQRAIVIVPRLFNELLGTAQTPFINASNWGDTRVVLPFADSDRSWKGLFSDAVVTTDKELLLSAALKEFSVNVFIQTM, from the coding sequence ATGAGTCAGCCCCTGCAAACGCTGCGCGCCACACAACGCCTGCAATTTCATAAAGACTTCACCCTCGATGACGCTGTGCCGCTAGTGCCCTACTTCGCCAGCCTGGGTATCAGCCACGTTTACGCGTCGCCGCTGCTCAAGGCCCGTGCCGGGTCGATGCACGGCTACGACGTGGTCGACCCACGGATCATCAATCCGGAACTGGGGGGCGAACCCGCGTTGCGGCGCCTGGTCAGCGCCCTGCGCGAACATGGCATGGGGCTGATCCTGGACATCGTGTCCAACCACATGGCGGTTGGCGGTGCTGATAACCCGTGGTGGCTGGACCTGCTGGAATGGGGCCGTCGCAGCCCCTATGCGGACTTCTTCGACATCCAGTGGAACTCCCCCGACCCGCTGCTTGAAGGGCAACTGCTGCTGCCGTTCCTGAGTACCGATTACGGCACCGTGTTGCAGGCCGGGGAAATCCCGCTGCGATTCGATGCGCAGCACGGCCTGTTTTACATCGAGCATTACCAGCATCACTTCCCGGTCAATCCGGGCACCTACGGGCCGTTGCTGCAGTCGGACGACAACCCGCTGCTGGATGAATTGAGCAAGCGCTTTGCTGCCCTGGATCAATTCCCGCAGGCCTATGAACGCGCTCGCCAGGCTCGCTCCGAGCTGGCAGAGCTGGCGAAAGATGAAGCTATCGTCAAGGCCATCGAGCAGAACATCAGTCGTTTCGACTCGACCACCCCGGAAGGTTTTGAACGCCTGCATCAGTTGCTCGAACGCCAGCATTACAGGCTCGCCAGCTGGCGCACTGCGGGCGATGACATCAACTGGCGGCGCTTCTTCGATATCAACGAGCTGGGCGGCCTGCGTGTCGAGCGGCCCAATGTGTTCGAGGCGACCCACGGCAAAATCTTCGAGATGATCGCTGAAGGCCTGGTGGACGGACTGCGCATCGACCATATCGACGGCCTGGCGAACCCCCGCGGCTACTGCCGCAAACTGCGCCGTCGGGTCAACGGCCTGCTCGCCGCTCGCCCGGCTGGCACCGAGCTGACCCATGTGCCGATTTTCGTCGAGAAGATCCTCGGCCCTGACGAGCAGCTCGCCAAGGACTGGGGGGTGGACGGCACCACCGGCTATGAATTCATGAACCAGGTGTCGCTGCTGCAACACGACCCCAAAGGCGCCGAGCCATTGGGCGAGTTGTGGAGCCGTTTGAGCGGGCGCACTGCTGACTTCGATCAGGAGGTTCTGGAAGCGCGGGACCTGGTGCTGCATGGCACGCTGGCGGGCGACTTTGAAAACGTCGCTCAGTCGCTGCTTCAAGTGGCGCGCAGTGACTTGATGAGCCGCGACCTGACGCTGGGCGCCATCCGCCGCGCGTTGTTGGCGCTGGTGGTGAACTTCCCGATTTATCGCACGTACATCAGCGTCTGTGGCCGGTCAGCCGAAGATGACCGCTTCTTCCAACAGGCGATGGAAGGCGCGCGCACAACGTTGAGCGAAGGCGACTGGCCGGTGCTCGATTACCTGCAACGCTGGCTCGGTGGCGAGTCCTGGCGGCGACTTCCGCGTGGTCGCACGCGCAAGCTGTACAAGAATGCCTGCGTACGCTTCCAGCAGCTGACCTCGCCCGTGGCAGCGAAATCAGTGGAAGACACCTCGTTCTACCGCAGCGCCGTGTTGCTGTCGCGTAACGATGTGGGCTTCCATCCGCAGCATTTCAGTGCACCTGTCCAGGCCTTTCACGATGCCTGCCTGAGTCGCCTTGCGACCTTCCCTGACAACCTGCTGACCACGGCAACCCACGATCATAAACGTGGCGAAGACACCCGCACCCGCCTGGCCGTGCTCAGCGAATGTGCGGGCTGGTACGCCGAGCAGGTCGAACGCTGGCGTCAGTTGGCAGTGCCCCTCAAGGGCGACAGCGAAACGATGATCAGCGCCGGCGACGAGCTGATGCTATATCAGGCAATGCTCGGCAGCTGGCCAATGGAGCTGGAAGGCGAAGAAGCGCTGAGCGCCTATGCTGAACGTTTGACGAAATGGCAGGAAAAAGCCCTGCGTGAAGCCAAATTGCAAAGCAGCTGGAGCGCCGCCAATGAGCCCTATGAACGCGCATGCCGAGAGTTTCTGCACAGCATCCTGCTGAGCGATGAAGGCGTGGCGCTGCGCCAGTCCTTGGGTGCTACCGCGAACCGTATCGCCACCGCCGGTGCGCTGAACAGCCTGGCGCAAACCTTGCTTCGTATGACAGCACCGGGGGTTCCGGATCTGTACCAGGGCACCGAGAACTGGGACTTCAGCCTTGTGGATCCGGATAACCGTCGTCCGGTGGACTATGCCGCCAGAGCGCAGGCGTTGGGTCAGGCGGCACAGCCCAGTGAGTTATTGGGTCACTGGCAGGATGGTCGGGTGAAGCAGACGCTTATCGCCGAGGTGCTTAATCTGCGGGCGAAACATCCGGCATTGTTCAGCGCCGGGGAGTATGTGCCGCTGCAGGTGCTGGGCAGCCATGCTGAACAGGTGCTGGCTTTTGCACGCGTTTCTGATGACAAACAGAATCCGCAGCGAGCCATCGTCATCGTGCCGCGCTTGTTCAATGAACTATTGGGCACCGCGCAAACTCCATTCATCAATGCTTCAAATTGGGGTGATACACGGGTTGTCTTACCGTTCGCGGATTCAGATCGAAGTTGGAAGGGACTTTTTTCGGACGCTGTAGTCACAACTGACAAGGAGTTGCTGCTCAGTGCGGCGCTCAAGGAATTTTCAGTCAACGTGTTTATTCAAACTATGTAA
- the malQ gene encoding 4-alpha-glucanotransferase, translated as MSNDQLEHLATEAGLSVDWIDANGRPQRVSPEVLSNVLESLGYPARSNEEIDASLQKLKSAHHQPTPPPLLTVDHGSNLDLSAWFEPGTPFVLHLEDGASIDAALTAGATLPALAPVGYQQLSIAGQHVTIAVAPASCFSMAMATDTEVPRAWGLTVQLYGLRREGDGGFGDTQALESFARSAGERGADALAISPVHAMFANDPHRYSPYSPSSRLFLNSLYCSPGTILGERAWRLAIEESGLGQELKRLEELPLIDWPAAASVKWKILHKLYDAFSASDHPLHEDFNSFRHNGGEALENHCRFEAIRGECARLGMSDNWHEWPTAFKDPRSEEIARFAANHGPQISFHAFAQWLMARGLERAQVAARSGGMRVGLIADLAVGADGAGSQAWSRQDELLSALTVGAPPDILNRAGQSWGISAFSPEGLKRNGFRAFIEMLRANFAHAGGLRIDHIMGLQRLWVVPLGAPASEGAYLNYPLDDMLRLLSLESWRHKAIVLGEDLGTVPEGLHEKLSARAILGMRVLLFEQNDAHFKPILDWSDQALATTSTHDLPTLAGWLAENDIGWNLRLGMVDEEQAQDWRNDRKRERDGLRNALSQNSDNFNDQHSETEQMIDASVRYLGHTRAPLVLLPIEDAMGLTEQFNLPGNTESHPNWRRRIPAFSASLMDDETVARRVELLSQARLQAAERDQ; from the coding sequence ATGAGCAATGATCAACTGGAGCACCTGGCGACCGAGGCCGGTCTGTCCGTCGACTGGATCGACGCCAACGGCCGACCGCAACGCGTCAGCCCCGAGGTGTTGAGCAACGTGCTGGAAAGCCTCGGCTACCCGGCACGCAGCAATGAAGAGATTGACGCCAGCCTGCAAAAACTGAAGAGCGCGCATCACCAGCCAACGCCCCCGCCACTGCTGACGGTCGATCATGGCAGCAACCTGGACCTGAGCGCCTGGTTCGAGCCTGGCACGCCGTTCGTGCTGCACCTTGAAGACGGCGCCAGCATCGACGCCGCCTTGACGGCCGGCGCTACCCTGCCCGCCCTGGCGCCAGTGGGTTATCAACAGCTGAGCATCGCCGGTCAACACGTGACCATCGCTGTTGCACCGGCCAGTTGTTTCAGTATGGCCATGGCCACTGACACCGAAGTGCCCCGGGCCTGGGGCCTGACCGTGCAGTTGTATGGATTGCGCCGTGAAGGCGACGGTGGCTTTGGCGACACTCAAGCGCTGGAAAGCTTTGCCCGCTCCGCTGGTGAACGCGGCGCCGATGCCCTGGCGATCAGCCCGGTGCACGCGATGTTCGCCAATGACCCGCATCGCTACAGCCCCTATTCGCCTTCCAGTCGCCTGTTTCTGAACAGCCTCTACTGCTCGCCTGGCACGATTCTCGGCGAACGGGCCTGGCGCCTGGCGATTGAAGAATCCGGTCTTGGCCAAGAGCTCAAGCGCCTGGAAGAGCTGCCCCTGATTGACTGGCCCGCCGCAGCCAGCGTGAAGTGGAAGATTCTCCACAAGCTCTACGATGCCTTCAGCGCCAGCGATCACCCGCTGCATGAAGATTTCAACAGCTTCCGCCATAACGGCGGCGAGGCGCTGGAAAATCACTGTCGCTTCGAGGCCATCCGCGGCGAGTGCGCGCGGCTTGGCATGAGTGACAACTGGCATGAATGGCCCACCGCTTTCAAAGATCCGCGCAGCGAAGAAATTGCCCGTTTTGCCGCCAACCATGGCCCGCAGATCAGCTTTCATGCGTTTGCTCAATGGTTGATGGCTCGGGGCCTTGAGCGTGCCCAAGTCGCTGCCCGCAGTGGCGGCATGCGCGTCGGTCTGATTGCCGACCTGGCAGTGGGTGCTGACGGCGCAGGCAGCCAGGCCTGGAGTCGCCAGGACGAATTGCTCTCAGCGCTGACCGTGGGCGCACCACCGGACATCCTGAACCGCGCCGGACAAAGCTGGGGCATCTCCGCGTTTTCGCCCGAAGGCCTGAAACGCAATGGCTTTCGCGCATTTATCGAAATGCTGCGGGCCAACTTCGCCCACGCCGGTGGCCTGCGCATCGATCACATCATGGGCCTGCAGCGCCTCTGGGTCGTGCCGCTGGGCGCTCCTGCCAGCGAAGGGGCTTACCTCAACTACCCGCTGGACGACATGCTCCGGCTGCTGAGCCTCGAATCCTGGCGACACAAGGCAATCGTGCTGGGTGAAGACTTGGGCACCGTACCTGAAGGTTTGCACGAGAAACTCTCGGCTCGGGCCATTCTCGGCATGCGCGTGCTCTTGTTCGAACAGAATGACGCGCACTTCAAACCCATCCTGGACTGGTCAGATCAGGCGCTGGCGACCACCAGCACCCATGACCTGCCCACCCTGGCAGGCTGGCTGGCCGAGAACGATATCGGCTGGAACCTGCGTCTGGGCATGGTCGATGAAGAGCAGGCGCAGGACTGGCGCAATGACCGCAAACGCGAGCGCGACGGTCTGCGCAATGCCCTGAGTCAGAATTCAGACAATTTCAATGATCAGCATTCAGAAACCGAGCAGATGATCGACGCCAGCGTGCGCTACCTGGGGCATACCCGGGCGCCGCTGGTGCTGTTGCCGATAGAGGACGCCATGGGGCTTACCGAACAATTCAACCTGCCAGGCAACACCGAAAGCCACCCGAACTGGAGACGCCGTATTCCCGCATTCAGTGCCTCGCTCATGGATGATGAAACCGTTGCGCGCCGTGTCGAGCTGTTGTCCCAGGCGCGCCTGCAAGCTGCGGAGCGTGATCAATGA
- the treZ gene encoding malto-oligosyltrehalose trehalohydrolase, with protein sequence MPLRTDENWRHGAVLLDSGLTRFALWAPDAYYVSIEIEDGQSLAMLPQNEGWFILETRCPAGTRYRYNIDGEIEVPDPASRAQSSDVHSSSVVVDPLAYKWQNTDWQGRPWQEAVIYELHVGALGGYAGVETHLKRLSELGVTAIELMPIAQFPGERNWGYDGVLPYAPQSSYGTPEELKHLIDRAHGFGLMVILDVVYNHFGPDGNYLGRYAKGFFRSDVKTPWGDAIDFRRREVRDFFIDNALMWLLEYRFDGLRLDAVHAINDSTFLTEIAQKIHQHIDAPRHVWLNLENEFNQASLLEQGFDAQWNDDGHNTLHVLLTGETDAYYSDFAHQATNKLATLLSQGFVYQGESTRHGHSRGEPSGHLPPSAFVLFLQNHDQIGNRAYGERLPQICHGPALRAATALLLLSPMIPLMFMGDEWAASEPFLFFTDHHGELADAVREGRRAEFADFAAFADEEKREHIPDPNAPSTFEASRPAIDAALLETDKGADHQAWLALYQQLLAIRHSQIMPRLPGAQALGAEVLAEGAVLARWRMADGAVLRIDLNLTEHAVTTHEWDVGSVLFETLPHAAELSRRGILNPYTAIVSLIATDVLEKRDEQ encoded by the coding sequence ATGCCTCTGCGTACGGATGAGAACTGGCGCCACGGCGCCGTTCTGCTGGATTCTGGACTCACTCGGTTCGCCCTCTGGGCGCCGGATGCCTACTACGTAAGTATTGAAATCGAGGATGGCCAGTCTCTGGCCATGCTCCCGCAAAACGAAGGTTGGTTCATCCTGGAGACCCGCTGCCCAGCGGGTACTCGCTACCGCTACAACATTGATGGGGAGATCGAAGTCCCCGACCCCGCCTCCCGCGCTCAATCCTCAGACGTCCACTCTTCAAGCGTGGTCGTCGACCCCCTCGCTTACAAATGGCAGAACACCGACTGGCAGGGTCGTCCCTGGCAGGAAGCGGTGATCTACGAACTGCACGTGGGTGCTCTGGGCGGCTACGCAGGCGTGGAAACTCATCTCAAGCGCCTCTCTGAGTTGGGCGTTACCGCCATCGAGCTGATGCCCATCGCGCAATTCCCAGGTGAACGCAACTGGGGTTACGACGGCGTTCTGCCCTACGCGCCGCAGTCGTCCTATGGCACGCCTGAAGAGCTAAAGCACCTGATCGACAGGGCCCACGGCTTTGGCCTGATGGTCATCCTTGATGTGGTCTACAACCACTTCGGGCCGGACGGCAACTACCTGGGCCGCTACGCCAAGGGCTTTTTCCGCAGCGATGTGAAAACGCCCTGGGGCGACGCGATTGATTTCCGTCGCCGCGAAGTGCGCGATTTCTTCATCGACAACGCCCTGATGTGGCTGCTGGAGTACCGTTTCGACGGGCTGCGTCTGGACGCTGTGCACGCCATCAACGATTCGACGTTTCTGACAGAGATCGCTCAGAAGATTCACCAGCACATCGATGCGCCGCGGCATGTCTGGCTGAACCTGGAAAACGAATTCAACCAGGCCAGCCTGTTGGAGCAAGGCTTTGACGCGCAGTGGAACGATGACGGGCACAACACGCTGCACGTGCTTCTGACCGGCGAGACCGACGCCTATTACTCCGACTTTGCCCATCAGGCCACCAACAAGCTGGCAACGCTGCTCAGTCAGGGCTTTGTCTATCAAGGCGAAAGTACCCGGCATGGGCATTCGCGTGGCGAGCCCAGCGGCCATCTTCCACCCAGTGCGTTTGTGCTGTTCCTGCAGAACCATGACCAGATCGGTAACCGCGCCTATGGCGAACGGCTGCCGCAGATCTGCCACGGCCCGGCGCTGCGTGCTGCCACAGCTCTCCTGCTGCTCTCGCCGATGATTCCGCTGATGTTCATGGGTGATGAATGGGCCGCCAGTGAGCCGTTCCTGTTTTTTACCGATCACCACGGCGAGCTGGCTGATGCCGTGCGTGAAGGTCGACGCGCGGAGTTCGCAGACTTCGCGGCATTTGCCGACGAAGAAAAGCGCGAACACATACCCGACCCCAATGCTCCATCGACCTTTGAAGCGTCCAGGCCCGCGATCGATGCTGCGCTGCTGGAAACCGATAAAGGCGCTGACCACCAGGCCTGGCTGGCCCTGTATCAGCAGCTGTTGGCGATCCGCCACAGTCAGATCATGCCGCGCCTGCCTGGCGCTCAGGCTTTGGGTGCCGAAGTCCTCGCCGAGGGCGCAGTGCTGGCCCGTTGGCGCATGGCCGACGGCGCGGTGCTGCGCATCGACCTGAACCTCACAGAACATGCCGTGACCACCCATGAGTGGGACGTTGGCAGCGTTCTTTTTGAAACCCTGCCACATGCGGCAGAACTTTCCCGACGGGGCATCCTCAATCCATACACGGCCATTGTCAGCCTGATAGCAACCGATGTTCTGGAGAAACGGGATGAGCAATGA
- the glgA gene encoding glycogen synthase, whose translation MISAAVKTQKGESFNQPASELTHLPVFATTSVPLLQLPVSQPTIVAPHKRKVLFVTSELADLVKTGGLGDVSAALPRAMRHLHDVRVLIPGYPQVLNSGNPIHVISQLGGHAALPPCKIGRMDMKDGLVIYVLICPELYEREGTPYADNNGRDWSDNHIRFARLGLAAADFAAGAVKTQWCPELVHAHDWPAGLAPAYMRWRGQTTPSIFTIHNLAYQGTVSTASSRELGIPDEALGADGMEFYGKLSFIKAGMAYASHITTVSATYAKEITTPEFGCGLEGFLQSKAERGQLSGIPNGIDASWDAATDEHLICHFAPNEWQRKEINADHVRELFELEPSTGPLFAVVSRLVYQKGLDLTIGVAEHIVNQGGQIAIIGRGEPEEEDAMRELALRYPGRIGVRIGFNETDARRMFAGSDFLLMPSRYEPCGLSQMYAQRFGSLPVARNTGGLADTIEDGVTGFLFDESTVESYKEALNRAFKVFSNPSLINAMRCRAMAAPFNWHQAVEPYAELYQDLLKKNVGASLHY comes from the coding sequence ATGATTAGCGCCGCTGTCAAAACCCAGAAGGGAGAGAGTTTTAATCAGCCGGCCAGCGAGCTGACTCATCTGCCGGTCTTCGCTACGACGAGCGTTCCACTGCTGCAACTGCCTGTTTCACAGCCAACCATCGTGGCCCCACACAAGCGTAAAGTCTTGTTTGTCACGTCTGAATTGGCTGACCTGGTTAAAACCGGGGGTTTGGGCGATGTGTCTGCCGCGCTGCCGCGAGCCATGCGTCACCTGCACGATGTCCGTGTGCTGATACCCGGCTATCCACAGGTCCTCAATAGCGGTAACCCGATTCACGTGATTAGCCAGCTGGGCGGCCACGCAGCACTGCCGCCTTGCAAGATTGGCCGTATGGACATGAAAGATGGCTTGGTCATCTATGTACTGATCTGCCCTGAGCTGTACGAGCGCGAAGGCACGCCTTACGCCGACAACAACGGCCGTGACTGGTCTGATAACCATATTCGTTTTGCCCGCCTGGGCCTGGCCGCTGCAGACTTCGCAGCAGGCGCAGTCAAGACTCAATGGTGCCCTGAGCTGGTGCACGCCCACGACTGGCCAGCTGGCCTTGCGCCGGCCTACATGCGCTGGCGCGGCCAGACCACGCCAAGCATTTTCACCATCCACAACCTGGCCTACCAAGGCACGGTCAGCACCGCATCGAGTCGCGAGCTGGGGATTCCAGACGAGGCTCTGGGCGCTGACGGGATGGAGTTCTATGGCAAGTTGTCGTTCATCAAGGCCGGCATGGCCTACGCCAGCCACATCACCACGGTGAGCGCGACTTACGCGAAAGAGATCACTACCCCGGAATTCGGTTGCGGCCTGGAAGGCTTCCTGCAGAGCAAAGCCGAGCGTGGTCAACTCAGCGGTATTCCAAACGGGATCGACGCCAGCTGGGACGCTGCCACCGATGAACACCTGATTTGCCATTTCGCGCCTAATGAGTGGCAGCGCAAGGAAATCAATGCCGACCACGTTCGCGAGCTGTTCGAGCTGGAGCCATCTACCGGCCCGCTGTTCGCCGTGGTATCGCGCCTGGTCTATCAGAAGGGTCTGGACCTGACCATCGGTGTGGCCGAGCACATCGTCAACCAGGGTGGTCAGATCGCAATCATCGGTCGCGGTGAGCCGGAAGAAGAAGACGCCATGCGCGAATTGGCCTTGCGTTACCCAGGCCGAATCGGCGTGCGGATCGGCTTCAACGAAACCGATGCCCGTCGCATGTTCGCCGGCAGTGACTTCCTGCTGATGCCTTCACGCTACGAGCCGTGCGGCCTGAGTCAGATGTATGCCCAGCGCTTTGGTTCGCTGCCGGTTGCCCGTAACACCGGCGGCCTGGCTGACACCATCGAAGACGGCGTCACCGGTTTCCTGTTCGATGAGTCAACGGTCGAAAGCTACAAAGAAGCATTGAACCGAGCCTTCAAAGTGTTCTCCAACCCTTCGCTGATTAATGCCATGCGCTGCCGCGCCATGGCGGCACCCTTCAATTGGCATCAAGCGGTAGAGCCTTACGCAGAGCTTTATCAGGACCTGTTGAAAAAGAATGTGGGTGCTTCACTTCACTACTGA
- a CDS encoding N-acetyltransferase GCN5, which yields MDTPEVLVLQASYTNPVHAEAIGFLLNAYAEDVMGGGASIPLDTQQQLAIELAKRPHAFSVLAFISGEPVGLVNCFEGFSTFQCRPLVNIHDVAVVAQHRGLGISQKMLAKVEEIARQRGCCKLTLEVLEGNTIAQNAYRKLGFAGYELDPVMGKAMFWQKAL from the coding sequence ATGGATACCCCAGAGGTTTTGGTGCTGCAGGCTAGTTACACAAACCCGGTGCATGCCGAGGCGATTGGCTTCTTGTTGAATGCTTACGCCGAAGATGTCATGGGTGGTGGGGCGTCGATCCCCCTGGATACCCAACAGCAGCTGGCGATAGAGCTGGCCAAGCGGCCCCACGCGTTCAGTGTGCTGGCATTTATCTCCGGCGAACCTGTTGGGCTGGTCAATTGCTTTGAAGGCTTCTCGACATTCCAGTGCAGGCCTTTGGTCAACATTCACGATGTGGCCGTCGTGGCTCAACATCGTGGGCTGGGCATCAGTCAGAAGATGCTCGCCAAAGTCGAGGAAATCGCCCGTCAGCGTGGCTGCTGCAAACTGACGCTCGAAGTGCTGGAGGGCAATACCATCGCTCAGAACGCCTACCGCAAGCTCGGCTTTGCCGGGTATGAGCTGGACCCTGTCATGGGCAAGGCGATGTTCTGGCAAAAAGCGCTTTGA
- the yqjI_2 gene encoding 6-phosphogluconate dehydrogenase: MQLGIIGLGRMGGNIARRLMLNGHTTVVYDRDEASRSALAQEGSTAVADLAALVAAMDKPRAVWVMLPAGDPTEETINVLADLLDADDVIIDGGNTFYKDDVRRAKALTEKGLHYVDVGTSGGVWGLERGYCMMIGGEADVVQRLDPLFETLAPGYGSVERTKGRTSSDDRAERGYIHAGPAGSGHFVKMIHNGIEYGMMQAFAEGFDILKQKNSENLPPEQRFDLNMADIAEVWRRGSVVSSWLLDLTADALATDPQLDAYSGAVADSGEGRWTIEAAMEQAVPVPVLSSALFARFRSRQKSSYADKMLSAMRFGFGGHKEGPK, translated from the coding sequence ATGCAACTTGGAATCATCGGACTGGGCCGTATGGGTGGCAACATCGCGCGGCGCCTGATGCTCAATGGTCACACCACGGTTGTTTATGATCGCGATGAAGCTTCGCGCAGTGCGCTTGCCCAGGAAGGCTCGACCGCGGTTGCAGATCTTGCAGCACTGGTCGCCGCCATGGATAAGCCTCGCGCAGTCTGGGTCATGTTGCCCGCAGGTGATCCAACCGAAGAGACCATCAACGTACTGGCTGATCTTCTGGACGCAGACGATGTCATTATCGACGGTGGCAACACCTTCTATAAGGACGACGTGCGCCGGGCCAAGGCACTGACCGAAAAAGGTCTGCACTATGTCGACGTCGGCACTTCCGGCGGCGTCTGGGGGCTGGAACGCGGTTACTGCATGATGATTGGCGGTGAAGCCGATGTGGTGCAGCGTCTTGATCCGCTGTTTGAAACCCTCGCGCCAGGCTACGGCTCGGTTGAGCGCACAAAGGGCCGCACCTCTTCGGATGATCGTGCCGAGCGCGGCTACATTCACGCAGGCCCGGCCGGTTCCGGCCACTTCGTGAAGATGATTCACAACGGTATCGAGTACGGCATGATGCAGGCCTTCGCTGAAGGCTTCGATATCCTCAAGCAGAAGAACTCCGAGAACCTGCCGCCTGAACAACGCTTCGACCTGAACATGGCCGATATCGCGGAAGTGTGGCGCCGTGGCAGCGTTGTCTCATCGTGGTTGCTGGACCTCACCGCCGACGCTCTGGCCACCGACCCTCAGCTTGATGCCTACTCAGGTGCAGTGGCGGACAGTGGTGAAGGGCGCTGGACCATCGAAGCGGCCATGGAGCAGGCGGTGCCCGTCCCGGTATTGTCCAGCGCGTTGTTTGCCCGTTTCCGCTCGCGGCAGAAAAGCTCGTATGCCGACAAAATGCTTTCGGCCATGCGTTTCGGCTTCGGTGGCCATAAAGAGGGCCCTAAATAA